A genomic segment from Oncorhynchus clarkii lewisi isolate Uvic-CL-2024 chromosome 12, UVic_Ocla_1.0, whole genome shotgun sequence encodes:
- the LOC139421470 gene encoding proline-rich AKT1 substrate 1-like, whose protein sequence is MASITQSSDPEIPDNHKESWLALLAAAEGYCQKSGCDLAILTACKKFWPSVVEGDERKRESGSGLPAGGRKWDFSYHVWGQGALAESSRRYMDDIAVLHSTSMLTAHRYTRLSAGDGGAKLVVDMPTDRAGLTGEGGVGTISPNTTLYSQSYPSIYHSGAAIGQAAGQHGNGEREREMAVMIQEAGRGRDIPGIGDLEEACEEEEDMDERSRNLNETAGVFSMDEDSLSRDCEPFFESDGEEESTDGSLSEDCPPPPRSMAMGQSFSSRHPNPMNMARSLPVSVPVWGFKGNRPHQGEGHSGERAGVADLDHIAASMKALLAPGANDGTEMFGGLPRPRLNTGDFSLKH, encoded by the exons ATGGCCTCCATCACCCAATCATCTGACCCCGAGATCCCAGACAACCACAAAGAGAGCTGGCTGGCACTACTTGCCGCAGCGGAGGGATATTGTCAGAAGTCAGGCTGCGACCTGGCTATTCTTACAGCCTGTAAGAAGTTCTGGCCATCTGTagtggagggagatgagaggaaaagggagagtgGAAGTGGCTTGCCTGCCGGAGGCCGGAAGTGGGATTTCTCCTATCACGTGTGGGGTCAGGGGGCTTTGGCTGAGTCTTCGCGGCGCTACATGGACGACATTGCGGTGCTACACTCCACATCTATGCTAACGGCGCATAGATATACACGTCTGAGTGCAGGAGACGGAGGAGCTAAACTGGTAGTGGACATGCCCACTGACAGGGCG GGCCTAACAGGTGAGGGTGGGGTGGGAACCATCAGCCCCAATACCACACTCTATTCGCAAAGCTACCCATCAATCTACCACTCAGGGGCTGCCATTGGTCAAGCTGCTGGGCAgcatgggaatggagagagggagcgagagatggCTGTGATGATACAGGAGGCTGGACGAGGGAGAGACATTCCTGGAATTGGGGACTTGGAGGAAGcgtgtgaggaagaggaggacatggACGAAAGGAGCCGTAATCTGAATGAGACTGCAG GAGTGTTTTCCATGGATGAGGACTCGCTGTCTCGTGACTGTGAACCATTCTTTGAGTccgatggagaggaggagagcactgATG GCTCGTTAAGTGAGGACTGTCCTCCTCCTCCGCGCAGCATGGCCATGGGGCAGTCATTCTCATCCCGTCACCCCAACCCCATGAACATGGCCcgctctctccctgtgtctgttcCTGTGTGGGGCTTCAAGGGCAACAGACCCCACCAGGGAGAAGGCCATAGTGGGGAACGG GCTGGTGTAGCTGACCTGGATCATATTGCTGCCAGCATGAAGGCCCTGTTGGCCCCAGGAGCCAACGACGGAACAGAAATGTTTGGAGGACTACCTCGCCCTCGCCTCAACACGGGAGACTTCTCCCTCAAACACTGA
- the LOC139421471 gene encoding tripartite motif-containing protein 16-like — protein MPLPNYAPSSNKIMPVPKKAGRKSQAAPAEVPPVYEPNIHDPTTRADLMKYWIPLSLDDKTAQKLLWISESNLKVSRMSEEVCPYPMRPERYEHSPQVLCKEGLLGQRGYWEVDYGGWVVIGAVYESMGRKEGPCGLGENESSWGAGWAGSCYQVWHNGENVEVGLPLCNTMSIYLDQPAGIIKFFIVEGEGEAEKAVRLIHKFKTDLKEKILPCFWVGSKSFCWIRKKEGQ, from the exons GAAGAAAATCCCAGGCAGCTCCTGCAG agGTGCCGCCGGTGTACGAGCCCAATATTCATGATCCCACCACCAGGGCTGACCTCATGAAAT ACTGGATCCCCCTCTCCCTGGATGACAAAACAGCCCAGAAGCTGCTGTGGATATCCGAGAGCAACCTCAAGGTGTCGCGTATGTCAGAGGAGGTGTGTCCATACCCCATGAGACCGGAGAGATATGAGCATTCACCACAG GTGCTGTGTAAGGAGGGTCTGTTGGGGCAGAGAGGGTACTGGGAGGTGGACTATGGCGGCTGGGTGGTGATTGGGGCAGTGTACGAGAGCATGGGCCGGAAGGAAGGGCCATGTGGGCTGGGGGAGAACGAAAGCTCATGGGGTGCGGGCTGGGCCGGCTCCTGCTACCAAGTCTGGCACAACGGGGAGAACGTGGAGGTCGGGCTCCCTTTGTGCAACACCATGAGCATATACCTGGACCAGCCCGCTGGCATCATCAAGTTCTTCATCGTGGAAGGAGAAGGGGAGGCGGAGAAGGCGGTGCGACTGATACACAAGTTCAAAACTGACCTCAAAGAGAAGATTCTGCCTTGTTTCTGGGTTGGCAGTAAATCCTTCTGTTGGATCCGGAAGAAAGAGGGACAGTAA